In Mangifera indica cultivar Alphonso chromosome 1, CATAS_Mindica_2.1, whole genome shotgun sequence, a single genomic region encodes these proteins:
- the LOC123229520 gene encoding cyclin-dependent kinase C-1-like isoform X1: MAVAALGQLNVEEPPPAWGSRSVDCFERLEQIGEGTYGQVFMAREIKTGEIVALKKIRMDNEKEGFPITAIREIKILKKLHHENVIKLKEIVTSPGPERDEQGRPDGNKYKGSTYMVFEYMDHDLTGLADRPGLRFTVPQIKCYMRQLLTGLHYCHVNQVLHRDIKGSNLLIDNEGNLKLADFGLARSFSYDHNNTLTNRVITLWYRPPELLLGATKYGPAVDMWSVGCIFAELLNGKPILPGKNEPEQLNKIFELCGSPDEVIWPGVSKMPGYNNLKPSRPMKRRVREAFRHFDRHALELLEKMLMLDPSQRISAKDALDAEYFWTDPLPCDPKSLPQYESSHEYQTKKRRQQQRQHEEAAKRQKNHHSQQHGRLPPIQHTGQSHHWSGPNHPMNNAVPPVPAGPGHHHYGKPQGPPGGNRYPGGNQSGGYNQNRGGQVGGYNNGQYPPQGRGPPYAGGSVSANGPRGPTGGYVGPPNYSQGGQYGNSGTGRGPNPPGGNRNQQYGWQQ; the protein is encoded by the exons ATGGCAGTGGCGGCACTTGGCCAACTCAACGTGGAGGAGCCTCCTCCGGCGTGGGGTTCTCGTAGTGTTGACTGCTTCGAGAGATTGGAGCAGATTGGTGAAGGAACTTATGG GCAAGTGTTCATGGCCAGAGAAATAAAGACAGGGGAGATAGTTGCTTTGAAAAAGATACGTATGGATAATGAGAAAGAAGGG TTCCCTATCACTGCCATTCGggaaattaagattttgaagAAGCTTCATCATGAAAATGTAATCAAGTTGAAAGAGATTGTCACTTCACCAG GCCCTGAGAGGGATGAGCAAGGGAGACCAG ATGGTAACAAGTATAAGGGAAGCACCTATATGGTTTTTGAGTACATGGACCATGACTTGACAGGCCTTGCTGATCGTCCTGGACTGAGATTTACAGTACCCCAGATAAAG TGTTATATGAGACAGCTGCTGACTGGGCTCCACTACTGTCATGTTAATCAAGTACTTCACAGAGATATTAAAG GATCAAATCTTTTGATAGATAATGAAGGAAATTTGAAGCTAGCAGATTTTGGTCTTGCAAGGTCATTTTCGTATGACCACAATAACACTCTTACAAACCGTGTTATTACTTTGTGGTATCG GCCTCCAGAGTTGCTACTTGGAGCCACAAAGTATGGACCAGCTGTTGACATGTGGTCTGTTGGCTGCATCTTTGCTGAGCTATTGAATGGAAAGCCAATCTTGCCAGGGAAAAATGAG CCTGAGCAATTGAATAAGATATTTGAGCTTTGTGGTTCTCCAGATGAAGTCATCTGGCCTGGTGTTTCCAAGATGCCAGGATATAACAATTTGAAACCCTCAAGGCCCATGAAGAGGCGTGTCAGGGAGGCTTTCAGACA TTTTGACCGCCATGCTCTAGAATTATTGGAGAAAATGTTAATGCTTGATCCTTCCCAG agaATATCTGCCAAGGATGCACTTGATGCCGAGTATTTCTGGACTGATCCCTTACCTTGTGATCCTAAGAG CTTGCCTCAGTATGAATCATCACATGAGtatcaaacaaagaaaagaaggcAGCAGCAACGACAACATGAGGAAGCAGCAAAGAGACAGAAAAATCATCACTCACAGCAGCATGGTCGCCTGCCTCCTATACAACACACTGGGCAGTCTCATCACTGGTCAGGACCAAATCATCCTATGAATAATGCAGTCCCTCCAGTTCCAGCTGGTCCTGGTCACCATCACTATGGAAAGCCTCAAGGACCCCCTGGAGGAAACAGGTACCCCGGTGGAAACCAGAGTGGGGGATATAACCAAAATCGTGGAGGCCAAGTTGGAGGTTACAACAATGGGCAATATCCACCACAAGGGCGCGGCCCACCCTATGCTGGGGGGAGTGTGTCTGCTAATGGTCCCAGAGGACCCACTGGTGGCTATGTCGGTCCTCCAAACTATTCCCAAGGTGGTCAATATGGAAACTCCGGCACTGGCCGAGGTCCAAACCCACCAGGAGGTAATCGAAATCAACAATATGGTTGGCAGCAATAA
- the LOC123229520 gene encoding cyclin-dependent kinase C-1-like isoform X2: MAVAALGQLNVEEPPPAWGSRSVDCFERLEQIGEGTYGQVFMAREIKTGEIVALKKIRMDNEKEGFPITAIREIKILKKLHHENVIKLKEIVTSPGPERDEQGRPDGNKYKGSTYMVFEYMDHDLTGLADRPGLRFTVPQIKCYMRQLLTGLHYCHVNQVLHRDIKDNEGNLKLADFGLARSFSYDHNNTLTNRVITLWYRPPELLLGATKYGPAVDMWSVGCIFAELLNGKPILPGKNEPEQLNKIFELCGSPDEVIWPGVSKMPGYNNLKPSRPMKRRVREAFRHFDRHALELLEKMLMLDPSQRISAKDALDAEYFWTDPLPCDPKSLPQYESSHEYQTKKRRQQQRQHEEAAKRQKNHHSQQHGRLPPIQHTGQSHHWSGPNHPMNNAVPPVPAGPGHHHYGKPQGPPGGNRYPGGNQSGGYNQNRGGQVGGYNNGQYPPQGRGPPYAGGSVSANGPRGPTGGYVGPPNYSQGGQYGNSGTGRGPNPPGGNRNQQYGWQQ, from the exons ATGGCAGTGGCGGCACTTGGCCAACTCAACGTGGAGGAGCCTCCTCCGGCGTGGGGTTCTCGTAGTGTTGACTGCTTCGAGAGATTGGAGCAGATTGGTGAAGGAACTTATGG GCAAGTGTTCATGGCCAGAGAAATAAAGACAGGGGAGATAGTTGCTTTGAAAAAGATACGTATGGATAATGAGAAAGAAGGG TTCCCTATCACTGCCATTCGggaaattaagattttgaagAAGCTTCATCATGAAAATGTAATCAAGTTGAAAGAGATTGTCACTTCACCAG GCCCTGAGAGGGATGAGCAAGGGAGACCAG ATGGTAACAAGTATAAGGGAAGCACCTATATGGTTTTTGAGTACATGGACCATGACTTGACAGGCCTTGCTGATCGTCCTGGACTGAGATTTACAGTACCCCAGATAAAG TGTTATATGAGACAGCTGCTGACTGGGCTCCACTACTGTCATGTTAATCAAGTACTTCACAGAGATATTAAAG ATAATGAAGGAAATTTGAAGCTAGCAGATTTTGGTCTTGCAAGGTCATTTTCGTATGACCACAATAACACTCTTACAAACCGTGTTATTACTTTGTGGTATCG GCCTCCAGAGTTGCTACTTGGAGCCACAAAGTATGGACCAGCTGTTGACATGTGGTCTGTTGGCTGCATCTTTGCTGAGCTATTGAATGGAAAGCCAATCTTGCCAGGGAAAAATGAG CCTGAGCAATTGAATAAGATATTTGAGCTTTGTGGTTCTCCAGATGAAGTCATCTGGCCTGGTGTTTCCAAGATGCCAGGATATAACAATTTGAAACCCTCAAGGCCCATGAAGAGGCGTGTCAGGGAGGCTTTCAGACA TTTTGACCGCCATGCTCTAGAATTATTGGAGAAAATGTTAATGCTTGATCCTTCCCAG agaATATCTGCCAAGGATGCACTTGATGCCGAGTATTTCTGGACTGATCCCTTACCTTGTGATCCTAAGAG CTTGCCTCAGTATGAATCATCACATGAGtatcaaacaaagaaaagaaggcAGCAGCAACGACAACATGAGGAAGCAGCAAAGAGACAGAAAAATCATCACTCACAGCAGCATGGTCGCCTGCCTCCTATACAACACACTGGGCAGTCTCATCACTGGTCAGGACCAAATCATCCTATGAATAATGCAGTCCCTCCAGTTCCAGCTGGTCCTGGTCACCATCACTATGGAAAGCCTCAAGGACCCCCTGGAGGAAACAGGTACCCCGGTGGAAACCAGAGTGGGGGATATAACCAAAATCGTGGAGGCCAAGTTGGAGGTTACAACAATGGGCAATATCCACCACAAGGGCGCGGCCCACCCTATGCTGGGGGGAGTGTGTCTGCTAATGGTCCCAGAGGACCCACTGGTGGCTATGTCGGTCCTCCAAACTATTCCCAAGGTGGTCAATATGGAAACTCCGGCACTGGCCGAGGTCCAAACCCACCAGGAGGTAATCGAAATCAACAATATGGTTGGCAGCAATAA
- the LOC123212811 gene encoding uncharacterized protein LOC123212811, which yields MDAKSNLPVRCSCFQLLKPSFDEVNHHCSLDVLPILIEEASFPVREKCSFHSSHVQDVYGIPVLPEEDNSSSECTSQLAFLSFVEVPFPSKSQMSLDDQLDIQNCFDLPMKSADAYPFRIVDINIDRENLEPPKSNDEIVGSIKSEGMINHTQKVLQRQASLNIDKSPTERIHDAPINRWRRYRRAASFDSRKVVLLFSILSSLGTLILIYLTLRVRQNGDGFSQV from the exons ATGGATGCAAAGAGCAATCTACCTGTCCGCTGTTCCTGCTTTCAGTTACTTAAGCCAAGTTTTGATGAGGTCAATCATCATTGTTCCCTGG ATGTTTTACCTATTCTAATTGAGGAAGCTTCATTTCCAGTAAGGGAAAAGTGCTCCTTTCACAGTTCACAC GTTCAAGATGTCTATGGCATTCCTGTGTTACCCGAGGAAGACAACTCCAGTTCAGAATGTACATCACAGTTAGCTTTTTTGAGCTTTGTTGAAGTTCCTTTTCCATCTAAAAGTCAGATGTCCCTGGATGACCAACTGGATATTCAAAACTGCTTTGATCTACCAATGAAAAGTGCTGATGCTTATCCATTTCGCATTGTGGATATTAACATTGACAGGGAAAATCTGGAGCCACCTAAATCCAATGATGAAATTGTTGGCAGCATAAAAAGTGAGGGCATGATAAAT CATACACAAAAGGTATTGCAGAGGCAAGCTAGCTTAAATATAG ATAAATCACCGACTGAGAGGATTCATGATGCACCGATTAATAGATGGAGAAGATATAGACGTGCTGCCTCTTTTGATTCTAGAAAAGTTGTCCTCCTGTTCTCTATATT ATCAAGCTTAGGGACcttaatattgatatatctgACCCTGAGGGTTCGGCAGAATGGCGATGGTTTCAGCCAGGTCTAA
- the LOC123193385 gene encoding ras-related protein RABH1e has protein sequence MATVSPLAKYKLVFLGDQSVGKTSIITRFMYDKFDTTYQATIGIDFLSKTMYLEDRTVRLQLWDTAGQERFRSLIPSYIRDSSVAVIVYDVANRQSFLNTSRWIEEVRTERGGDVIIVLVGNKTDLVDKRQVSIEEGDGKARESGVMFIETSAKAGFNIKPLFRKIAAALPGMETLSSTKQEDMVDVNLKPTVSSSQTDKSGGGCAC, from the exons ATGGCAACAGTCTCGCCTCTTGCCAAATACAAGTTGGTTTTCCTGGGAGATCAATCCGTCGGAAAAACCAGCATCATTACCCGTTTCATGTACGATAAATTCGACACCACTTACCag GCTACAATTGGGATTGATTTCTTATCCAAAACAATGTACCTTGAAGACCGGACGGTTCGTTTGCAACTTTG GGACACAGCTGGGCAGGAGAGATTTAGGAGTCTTATTCCAAGCTACATCAGAGATTCTTCTGTTGCAGTGATTGTCTATGATGTAGCTA ATAGACAATCATTTTTGAACACTTCTAGGTGGATTGAGGAGGTTCGAACTGAACGAGGTGGTGACGTTATTATTGTTCTTGTTGGGAACAAAACCGATCTTGTTGATAAAAg GCAAGTATCCATAGAGGAAGGAGATGGCAAGGCTCGCGAGTCTGGGGTCATGTTTATAGAAACAAGTGCAAAAGCTGGATTCAATATCAAG CCTCTATTTCGCAAGATAGCTGCTGCATTGCCAGGAATGGAGACACTCTCTTCCACAAAACAAGAAGACATGGTGGATGTTAATCTAAAGCCTACCGTGAGTTCATCTCAAACTGATAAGAGCGGAGGTGGTTGTGCTTGTTAA